From one Flavobacteriales bacterium genomic stretch:
- a CDS encoding DUF4129 domain-containing protein, giving the protein MRALSLLIGLLLAVAPAFANAPADSLAPDERPEMRSFSAERIDALRAEIDYDTDLRRAPSLWDRFKQWLFDWLQRILGTKAGGFVIDNLIYLISLLAIITAIVVLSRNGLRNIFHGAPRSVGQVTSADEDIREMDLPALIAQAEEAADWRGAIRLHYLQVLRKLVDQGLLNWSPERTDRDYMRQLKDPAMRARFANAALIFQWVWYGHAEVDRERYASFRRPFVEFEQAPAR; this is encoded by the coding sequence ATGCGGGCGCTCTCGCTGCTCATCGGGCTCTTGCTGGCGGTTGCCCCGGCCTTCGCCAACGCGCCTGCCGACAGCCTGGCACCCGATGAGCGCCCGGAGATGCGGTCATTCAGCGCTGAGCGGATCGATGCGCTGCGCGCCGAGATCGACTACGACACCGACCTGCGCCGGGCACCGAGCCTCTGGGACCGCTTCAAGCAATGGCTCTTCGACTGGCTGCAGCGCATCCTGGGCACCAAGGCCGGCGGCTTCGTCATCGATAACCTCATCTACCTGATCAGCCTCCTGGCCATCATCACCGCCATCGTGGTGCTGAGCCGCAACGGCCTGCGCAACATCTTCCACGGCGCGCCGCGAAGCGTTGGGCAGGTGACCAGTGCCGATGAGGACATCAGGGAGATGGACCTTCCGGCGCTGATCGCTCAGGCCGAGGAAGCGGCGGACTGGCGCGGCGCCATCCGCCTGCATTACCTGCAGGTGCTGCGCAAGCTGGTGGATCAGGGCCTGCTCAACTGGAGCCCTGAGCGCACCGACCGCGATTACATGCGGCAGCTGAAGGATCCTGCGATGCGCGCGCGCTTCGCGAATGCCGCGCTCATCTTCCAATGGGTTTGGTACGGCCATGCCGAAGTGGACCGCGAGCGCTACGCCTCGTTCCGGCGGCCCTTCGTTGAATTCGAGCAAGCACCGGCGCGATGA